From Nicotiana tabacum cultivar K326 chromosome 15, ASM71507v2, whole genome shotgun sequence, the proteins below share one genomic window:
- the LOC107830885 gene encoding uncharacterized LOC107830885 (The RefSeq protein has 2 substitutions compared to this genomic sequence), with protein sequence MSSSENPEIVERVFGDKEKEEKEDKKDEQKGGFIEKVKDFIQDIGEKIEETIGFGKPTADVTEIHIPHINLKKAEIVVDVLVKNPNPVPIPLIDINYLIDSDGRKLVSGLIPDAGTIHAHGSETVKIPVNLVYDDIKNTYHDIQPGSIIPYRIKVDLIVDVPVFGRLTLPLEKTGEIPIPYKPDIDLEKIHFERFSFEETVAVLKLKLENKNNFDLALNSLDYDLWLSDVNVGGAELEKSAKLEKNGISYIDIPITFRPKDFGSALWDMIRGRGTGYTMKGNINVDTPFGAMKLPISKGGGTTRLKKNKEDGGDDDEDED encoded by the exons ATGTCGTCTTCGGAAAATCCAGAGATTGTTGAGAGGGTTTTCGGGAACAAGGAGAAGGAGGAGAAAGAAGACAAGAAAGATGAGCAAAAGGGTGGGTTTATTGAAAAAGTTAAGGACTTTATCCAAGATATTGGTGAGAAAATCGAAGAAACAATTGGTTTTGGAAAACCAACTGCAGACGTAACTGAAattcatattcctcatatcaatcTTAAAAAAGCTGAAATAGTCGTTGATGTGCTTGTGAAGAATCCAAACCCCGTCCCAATTCCTCTCATTGACATAAACTATTTAATTGATAGTGATGGAAGGAAACTGGTTTCTGGATTAATCCCCGATGCTGGAACAATCCATGCGCATGGTTCAGAGACTGTCAAAATACCAGTTAATCTGGTTTATGATGACATCAAAAATACATACCACGATATACAACCTGGAAGCATCATTCCATATAGGATCAAGGTTGACCTCATAGTTGATGTGCCTGTTTTTGGTAGGCTAACTCTTCCACTTGAGAAAACTGGCGAGATTCCTATACCTTACAAGCCAGATATTGATCTTGAGAAAATCCATTTTGAGAGGTTCTCTTTCGAGGAAACTGTAGCAGTTCTTAAGTTGAAGCTGGAAAACAAGAACAATTTTGATCTTGCGCTCAATAGCCTTGATTATGATCTTTGGCTATCCGACGTCAATGTTGGCGGTGCAGAGCTGGAGAAATCAGCTAAACTTGAAAAGAACGGAATCAGCTATATTGATATCCCCATAACCTTCAGGCCGAAGGACTTTGGCTCTGCTCTTTGGGACATGATCAGAGGGAGAGGTACTGGCTATACCATGAAAGGTAATATTAATGTGGACACACCCTTTGGAGCAATGAAGTTACCCATTAGCAAGGAGGGGGGTACAACCCGTCTCAAGAAGAACAAAGAAGATGGGGGAGacgatgatgaagatgag GATTGA
- the LOC107830885 gene encoding putative LOC107830885 isoform X1: protein MSSSENPEIVERVFGNKEKEEKEDKKDEQKGGFIEKVKDFIQDIGEKIEETIGFGKPTADVTEIHIPHINLKKAEIVVDVLVKNPNPVPIPLIDINYLIDSDGRKLVSGLIPDAGTIHAHGSETVKIPVNLVYDDIKNTYHDIQPGSIIPYRIKVDLIVDVPVFGRLTLPLEKTGEIPIPYKPDIDLEKIHFERFSFEETVAVLKLKLENKNNFDLALNSLDYDLWLSDVNVGGAELEKSAKLEKNGISYIDIPITFRPKDFGSALWDMIRGRGTGYTMKGNINVDTPFGAMKLPISKEGGTTRLKKNKEDGGDDDEDED from the exons ATGTCGTCTTCGGAAAATCCAGAGATTGTTGAGAGGGTTTTCGGGAACAAGGAGAAGGAGGAGAAAGAAGACAAGAAAGATGAGCAAAAGGGTGGGTTTATTGAAAAAGTTAAGGACTTTATCCAAGATATTGGTGAGAAAATCGAAGAAACAATTGGTTTTGGAAAACCAACTGCAGACGTAACTGAAattcatattcctcatatcaatcTTAAAAAAGCTGAAATAGTCGTTGATGTGCTTGTGAAGAATCCAAACCCCGTCCCAATTCCTCTCATTGACATAAACTATTTAATTGATAGTGATGGAAGGAAACTGGTTTCTGGATTAATCCCCGATGCTGGAACAATCCATGCGCATGGTTCAGAGACTGTCAAAATACCAGTTAATCTGGTTTATGATGACATCAAAAATACATACCACGATATACAACCTGGAAGCATCATTCCATATAGGATCAAGGTTGACCTCATAGTTGATGTGCCTGTTTTTGGTAGGCTAACTCTTCCACTTGAGAAAACTGGCGAGATTCCTATACCTTACAAGCCAGATATTGATCTTGAGAAAATCCATTTTGAGAGGTTCTCTTTCGAGGAAACTGTAGCAGTTCTTAAGTTGAAGCTGGAAAACAAGAACAATTTTGATCTTGCGCTCAATAGCCTTGATTATGATCTTTGGCTATCCGACGTCAATGTTGGCGGTGCAGAGCTGGAGAAATCAGCTAAACTTGAAAAGAACGGAATCAGCTATATTGATATCCCCATAACCTTCAGGCCGAAGGACTTTGGCTCTGCTCTTTGGGACATGATCAGAGGGAGAGGTACTGGCTATACCATGAAAGGTAATATTAATGTGGACACACCCTTTGGAGCAATGAAGTTACCCATTAGCAAGGAGGGGGGTACAACCCGTCTCAAGAAGAACAAAGAAGATGGGGGAGacgatgatgaagatgag GATTGA